The Hippoglossus stenolepis isolate QCI-W04-F060 chromosome 3, HSTE1.2, whole genome shotgun sequence genomic sequence TTTCGTGAAGACGTTTAACTTCTCATCTGAAAGGCTTGTAGCTTACTGTTCTGAATTTATTcccattgtttccatttgaattaatttctattgtttctttttcacttttttcatttgtttctccaGATCACAGATAACAACTACCTGACTTTTCTGGATAACTGGCATGAGGAAAATAAGCCCAGTGTTCTGTTGTTTGACCAAGTCCCCATTGTTCCCCTGCTCTACAAAgtaagagagacacacacacacacacacacacacacacacacacacacacacacacacacacacacacacacacacacacacacacacacacacacacacacacacacagagtgctgagcagataaattaaacacaacaagCGGCATCTACAATATCTGTCTCCACTTGAGagataattttatttttcactaattatttattgttgtgttagccttgttttatttttatcatcaaatGCACTGGCAGTATagttttcaacctgggcccttTGTTTATATATGTGGGTATGTAAATGAATCATTCCAGTAGATCGTCTCTGCTGGCAGTGGTtccaatgtaatgtaatggggAAACTGGTACACGTCACAAAATGTTcactaaaagtgttttttaccAATAAAAAGCTCAAATACTTTGGTAACATCACATGTCCCAGTGGCGGGACAAGCAGTGGCGGCAACCATCCTATTGTTCGGTACCTACAgtactgtaaaaacaaaagagtaCCGTGACGTTTTTAGAATTTTGGCATCGACTTGTTACCTAAGTATCGGTTCTCAGTTTGCCTTGAACTCTCCTCCTTcacattttttctctccatcttttaaaagtgtttatttgtgctGCTCTAATCTTCCCACCCTCCAGTTAACAGCGTTTGCCTTCAGAGACTACGTGCGTTTCGGCCACGTGGACCAGGGCGACACGCACTGCACTCGGCTCCTGCGGCAgttcaacataaacacatatgCCCCCACCATGATGCTGTTTAAAGAGGACACAGAGAAGCCCATCGACATCATCCAGGTACACCCTGCACTGCCTGCACATGAGACCACTGCGTCATTAATTCTAAAAATAATCCCTCCAGCTATATCTGAACATTCTGGCTACATTTAAACTGCACAGCCAATGTGCTCGAACTTTTTCTTTCACGTTGTTTAGACCCCtttaactttctctctctcccaggcCAGAGGGTTGAAGCGACAGATCATGGATGAGTTTGTCTCCAACAACAAGTTCCTGCAGGTGCCGCGACTCGTCAACCAGAAGCTTTTTGATGAGCTGTGTCCTGTCAAGCAGTTCCACCGGCGGAGGAAGTAAGACATGTTATTCGGAGAATTATAACCTGCATTTAATCTTTATATCTTCCATGGCTCTCCTGTTCTTGTCTTCTTTTTGCCAATTTAACCAAACAAACTTACTAATAATACAGCAACTGTAAGAAGCTAAGTTCCATAAGGAATAGTTGGATAAGCAACATTAGGGTATCACGGCTTTTTTGATTGACCTGAGCGGTTCACAGGTACTGTGTGCTGCTGATCACCGGTGAGGACCAAGCCTTTCATCCAGGCAACAAGGCTTTCCTCGACTTCGCCACAGCCAACAGAAAAGACGTGCTGCGCTTTGCATATGTCTACCAGCGTCAGCAGCCGCAGCTGTGTCAGGCACTGCTCCACAATCAGGCTTCAATCTCACCTCAGGTcagtggaaaacacacacacacacacgcgctatTTTTTAATACCATACAGTAAAAACctatttttgtaaatttaaattttCCATCTATAAACAAACGCGCTTGCaagacatgaacacacacaacttaaTGAGTCATATCACAGATTTGTTGCAAAGCCTCACTTCACAGTGTAAGTGCCCTTTAATGCTGCTGACAGGTGGTGATCCTCGAGAGGCGGACCCAGGCGGGTAAGGTCCTGTACCGCTCGGTGAGTGGCGGCTGGAACGGCAGCGAAGAAGACAAGTACCGCCTCCACGAACAGCTGGAGCTCCTTCAAAAGGATCCCACGTATCTGAGCTTGGACGCCACTCTGCCAGAACTCAACAACGAGATGGCCCCGGTAAGtcgcagcagacacacactcccaccACTATCGTGTGACTAATTGGACTCGTTGTTTAacactctcactctttttttcctctctcagaTTTTTATAATTCACTGGATGAATGTCGCGTATGATTACATTCTTCAAATATATGATGACCTTCTCTATTCAAACTGGTAAGACGACACTCCCACAGGAAGTCTGCCGCACTTTAGCTGATGTTTGTGAAATGTATCAGAAGCTGAATCACTCTCCTGCATCACGGACACACTCATAGTGTGAGGCACCTCCTATTATTGGTTGATATGGACTCCACATGTTTCAATAACAACATGTTTCTCTCCTCAAGGCGAGAGATGATGCCCATTCTGTCCTTGATCTTCTCAGCTCTCTTCATTCTTTTTGGCACCGTCATCATCCAGGCCTTCAGGTGAGAGGCACAGCTCAGCCTGAGACATTATAATAAGATGCCTAAACGTTTgacttgaataaaaaatattttatacataatGATACTGAATAGTTCTTCAAGACAAATCTGTGTCTTTAGCTATTGTTTTGATAATTTGTCTTTGATTTCTACATGATTATTCCTGTTTTTCGCTCCAGTTGAGTAAAACTCTGGCCGAATAGTGTCGCTCCAACTCTATTCAGAGCGTTTTGCTGATGATTGCCTTTCCGTGGTCTATTTTCAGTGAGCCAGGTGAGAACAAACCCCGGAAACCAAAGCCAAAGGAGCAACCACAAACTGAGGACGATGCATCCAGTAGAGCAAGTACTTCAAGgtaacataagctgctttcagacatgcactgaactctggacattctcctgaagTTATCCAGatgggctgtatgtgagaacgcaaatatcTGAGTCAGTTTCTCTGGACTTTGTCCAGCCAGCCTGCTATTAAAATGTCCGAAGAATACCTGAGtaagcccatgtgagaatactttgagggagtgggtgtgttgataaCGTTTGTAAggcacaacagacacaaaacttaaaaaaaaaaaaaaaagaatgctaatatctcaggatgaaaacgaAGAAGACGCCAAGATAGATGTCAACTTAGACAACAAGATTCAATAGCTTTTGATGATAAGAGCCAACACCAGTGATGATGTGCGTTAAACAAAAACttgtgatctccgcagcagaatttaaacgttatgtcctgcctcctgcacaaTATACCCAGgggccacccctcacctgaacactctgttgtctgaaaacagctacaGTGAGATTAAGCAAGCAAACAAACTCTGAGATGCTTTTTAGAACTTACGTCCGTGTATCTAAGTGTCAGGACTGTGAGGCTTTTGTGGTTTGTTCTAACTAAAGCACTTCCTGGAGTTATAAAACCACTTCTGTTACCCAATGGGACAGtctttaattattcattatacATGATATAATATGGTTTtgattcattcatattttactcAGACCAGCAGTGATAGagtgaaaaaagagagaagacatATGTGAAAGGTTTAACAGTAACCCTCTCTAGTGTGGTTTGAACCAACTAATTGATAAAATCActgtcacactttaatgttgtttgtgaACATACTTGAATTTAGCAGCTGAGTGCATCCTCCTCTTTAGGGTAATGCCAGATATGTTAAGTATAGGACACAGctataaaaaaatcattaactAGATTCCAGCTATCTCAACTCTAGAAACTGACTTGACCGAGTAGTAAGTATTTTAAAATCTCTCCTGCTCCAGCAAGGTATTTAAAGGATCAATTCCTTTTGGTAACATTATGTATTCCTCTTCTACAGTCTGGCCATGAAGGGCCAGCAACTCCATAAACAATTAGGGGACAAAACCCTCAATCCACAGATGTGTAATTCCCACTTTCCTTCCCCTCAACATCCGTCTGTCTTGTGTCCATGCAGTCGTCCTCCTAAGAAGAACTTTGTAGAGGTGACGGAGCTGACGGACATCACGTACATCAGTAACCTTGTCAAGCTGAGGCCTGGACACATCAACGTTGTACTGGTGCTCACCAACGCCTCCAAAAAAGCCTTGCTCGGGAAatttgccaaggaggttttttctttctctgggtAAGTGTCAGTCATCAGTGTTGTGGAGGTTTTTGTtcacttttcattattttatgtattgtttAGGAACATCTTCAACAATGGGcttgtttttatgtatatagAATAAATATAGTACCAGGGAAAAGGTCATAGAGTGATGCTAACACTATCTATTATCTTTTTTATCTGGGCACATTTTTTACCAACCATTGCTCTTTCCACCTATTAATCCCAAACTGCTCTGCCACTACAGGACTCAGACCCTCCATTTCTCTTTCCTTAACGCGGATAAGCACTGCCACTGGATGCCGTCACTCCTTCGCTCAGCCTCTGACGCTGCGGAAAGCGAGGGCCACTctgatgaagacgaggagccTTCAGACTACGCTGGATACGTGCTGGCCCTCAACGGCCACAAGAAGTACTTTTGCCTCTTTAGACCCGTCTTCACAGGGGACGATCCCAGCGACTCCTCATCGGAGACGTCATTTTCCTCTAACAGCAAGAGATCATCCCGCTCCAGGTCCAGGTctagctccagctccagctctcgATCCCGCTCCCATTCCAGAGAAGATGGGGCTGGCCCCAAGAGAGGCTCCAGCAGGGCCACGAGCATAGAGGTGCACCATAAGCTGGACAGACTGGGGCTGTGGATGGAAAGACTAATGGAGGGCACCCTGCCCAGATTACAAGTCCCTGCATGGCCCTCACTGGATGAAAGCGCTAACTCTTCCAGAGAAAGCTGAGGTCAGAGTAAGATCGGTTGAGATGGCCTCCTGATAACTGCTAGAATATATTACAGgtttcaaattattatttaatttctcttttgcAGAGTAAAGTTACTGCACTGAACATTTGCAACCAGTTTACAGAATGTGATaaacacagcaaagacaaaGTGTGAGCTGCATGACACCACATCACGTCTTCAGCACAGAGAGCAAAGACAGGAGGAAATCTTAATGTAACAAAAACTGGGGAGAagtttcctctgtggttttcttAGAAATATCTATACATTTCTTTGCGttattttctcctttacttTAATCTCTGCATTTTTTAATGGTGAAGTCGCAGATCATGATCAGTGCCATTTCTATCTTGCTTGAGGCCTCTGAACCATCCAGAGCATctaaaatgtgatttaggaCAGATGTCTGTCATGAGTGCAACCTCTGGTATTATGTCCCTCTGATCAGTTCTGCTGTATGTGATCAGATCTCCACGTGGGCCTTTGTGTGGAAGCAGCTGAATGAGAATAGAAACCTACAAATAGAGCCTGTTGAGCTGAATTTATAGATAAACaattaatttttgtttttttaggaGTTTAACTTGATTCATTGCCTTGTTTTGCTAATAGAGCTGATGCAACCCTTTTTGATTCCAGGTATAAAGATAAAGTTCACAGCATGATTAAAAGCAATAACCAACGTATTCACAtaacaacattaacattaacatttatatttttaaagcagGATTGATTGTCAGGGTTGATCCTGATGTTTTTCTGCTCAGACCAGATCTCCATGTCTTGCTTTATCTCTGTGTTGATTCTCTTGTTTAGGGAttgaacatgaaatattcagtaaGTTGTTCCCACAATGTTGAAACCCCCCTTTTTGTCTTTACAGTTACATGGCCTGATTATACTTGTGTGTTAAGCTCTTTGTCTGAATCAGGGAGAAATTCATAATTTTGCCACATTATCCCTGCCCTGAAACCTGTAAATGTTAATGCATGGAATAATTAGATCTAAAATCACTTATAAATGCTTAGGGAATTTGCACTggcaatttaaatgtttcacccCGTCTCCCGTATTTGATTCATTTGCGGCCGAAGAAATATTTTTCAGTGCACTGTAACTCggaatgttttgtttctttttacatcCATATCCCACTGTAATAAATACTGATGTGTAACTTATTAAAAGAAACtccttttaaaacagtttatttattaaaatatgtgGATGAGTTTGACCTGCGTTGATATTTGTCTTTTCCCTTCAGGCTTTTTTCTAactaataaatatattttgtatatctACAACAATACAGCTCTCAACGTGTTAATGTAGGTAAATGAATGACTTGAATTTTTTTGCTACAGTATACAAAGactaaatttaaatgtgtttacaatTAGCTAATAATAGACAACATTGACCATAAATATAGCTAATTTCTAACATGAACACATGTAAAGCATGTGCGTTCCATGCAGCACCATGGCATGATCCTTCAAAGATCGTTTGTTTGGCTACAACATAAAGGCTCAGTACTCATTGGGAATGTCAATCACTTTCTTCATGGACAGGTCCTCGGGGCCGAAGGACAAAGGCAGCAGCTCGTCCACAGTCATCTTCAGGCACGAGCCGTCCGGCTTTGACAGGTACACGTCCCAATTAGCTCCAAACtgcaaa encodes the following:
- the dnajc16l gene encoding dnaJ homolog subfamily C member 16 gives rise to the protein MTVRRASGICPVLLAIFLLILGEQSAETASDYDPYKILGVSRSASHPEIKRAYKNLAREWHPDKNKDPKAEDTFIKITKSYGILSNEERRSNFDRYGQMDENQAFGQSQHPGFRSFHNSFYFDESFFHFPRSRDFADSKYLLHHAQFNSDVLPDSHKRPYLIKVTSEWCFACVHIEPVWKETVQELEPLGVGIGIVDLGSERRLANQLGAHRAPSIIGLVNGRVTFFHQAVVREHLRQFIEDLLPYKLVEKITDNNYLTFLDNWHEENKPSVLLFDQVPIVPLLYKLTAFAFRDYVRFGHVDQGDTHCTRLLRQFNINTYAPTMMLFKEDTEKPIDIIQARGLKRQIMDEFVSNNKFLQVPRLVNQKLFDELCPVKQFHRRRKYCVLLITGEDQAFHPGNKAFLDFATANRKDVLRFAYVYQRQQPQLCQALLHNQASISPQVVILERRTQAGKVLYRSVSGGWNGSEEDKYRLHEQLELLQKDPTYLSLDATLPELNNEMAPIFIIHWMNVAYDYILQIYDDLLYSNWREMMPILSLIFSALFILFGTVIIQAFSEPGENKPRKPKPKEQPQTEDDASSRASTSSRPPKKNFVEVTELTDITYISNLVKLRPGHINVVLVLTNASKKALLGKFAKEVFSFSGTQTLHFSFLNADKHCHWMPSLLRSASDAAESEGHSDEDEEPSDYAGYVLALNGHKKYFCLFRPVFTGDDPSDSSSETSFSSNSKRSSRSRSRSSSSSSSRSRSHSREDGAGPKRGSSRATSIEVHHKLDRLGLWMERLMEGTLPRLQVPAWPSLDESANSSRES